ATGATTTGTAGTCGGCTGCTACTTCGTCGAGTGTTTCAAGAATGCTCTGTCCACGTTCATCCAGGTAACCGACAGCTTTTTCTCCACGGGCACTTTTAGCGGCATCTTCTTTTGTTCTGTATTTGCCACTGAGGAAACCACTGGCTAGTGAGTAGTAGCTAATAACACCCAGTCCGTATTGTTGTGTGATGGGCAGATATTCACGTTCGAATTTCTGCCGGTCGTATAGATTGTATTCCGGCTGGAGAGATTCGTATCTGGGAAAGCCATTGGTGTCGCTGGACTCTAAGGATTGCAGCAGTCTTTCCGGACTGAAGTTAGAAGCGCCAATGACGCGCACCTTACCAGCTTTAACAAGTTTATCATAAGTGGCTAGCGTAGCATCTACGGACGTTTTAGGGTCGTCGTAATGAGACTGATAAAGGTCTATGTAGTCGGTTTGCAATCTGCGCAATGATTCTTCCACTGTCTTTTCAATATATGCAGGAGAAAGATCGCGCACTTTGCCACCGCCAACTTTTGTGGCAATGATCACCTGATCACGTTTGCCGGTTTTCTTCAGCCATTTACCAATAAGTGTTTCTGATTCACCACCATTGTTGCCCGGCGCCCAGTGAGAATAAGAATCCGCCGTGTCTATCAGGTTAAATCCTGCATCGACGAATGTATCAAGTAGAGAGAACGAGGTTGCTTCATCCGCTGTCCAGCCGAAAACATTTCCGCCAAAAGCCAAAGGTGCCACCTGTAAAGCCGATTTTCCCAATTGTCTTTTTTCCATTATTCTTATTTGATTTTATGATGAGTAAAGAGGTGTTTTGCTATGTTATCGTGATGATAAAATACGCTAACACTATTCATGCTGATTAGTTATGATCCTTGTCGGGTAATCAACACAGCGATTTAAAGTTTTATTAAGTAGTACGGAATTTATAGCAGTTGTCTGTGATTTATTTTTTTTCTGTAATTGATGCGATGCAGGCAACAGTATTGAAACCTTTGTTACGCGGTTGTTTACGCCGGTAATGGTAATATGTGCGCATGCATTCAGCATTGAATGTACGAGTTTGTTTCAAATTGAATACCATAATTTTCCGTATATTGGCGGCCATTGTCGTCGAATATCTGCAGTCATTGTTACCTACTGAGCAGGTGTTTTTTCCGTATCTATTTTCAGGTGCGTTTTTTGTAAAGTGCTTTCCGTCTATCGGGACAGGCATTGATTTAAGCTAGATTTTTTGATTTAAAACTGTATTATGAGTAAAACCATTATTGTATCTAACAGACTACCAGTAAAAATCACTGAAAAGGATGGGGAATATGTGCTGAATCCCAGTGAAGGTGGTCTGGCTACAGGCTTGGGTTCCATTTACAGGCAAGGCTATAATATCTGGATCGGATGGCCGGGCATTGACGTAGGTGAGGCTGCACAACCGCAGATCAGGGAACAGTTAGGTGAAATGAACCTGATGCCTGTATACCTGACACAGGAGGAAATCAACAACTATTATGAGGGGTTTTCTAATGAAGTATTGTGGCCTGTTTTCCACTATATGTCCGTTTATGCCCGCTATGAACAGGCCTATTGGGATTTTTATTATCAGGTGA
The DNA window shown above is from Chitinophaga agri and carries:
- a CDS encoding aldo/keto reductase, whose amino-acid sequence is MEKRQLGKSALQVAPLAFGGNVFGWTADEATSFSLLDTFVDAGFNLIDTADSYSHWAPGNNGGESETLIGKWLKKTGKRDQVIIATKVGGGKVRDLSPAYIEKTVEESLRRLQTDYIDLYQSHYDDPKTSVDATLATYDKLVKAGKVRVIGASNFSPERLLQSLESSDTNGFPRYESLQPEYNLYDRQKFEREYLPITQQYGLGVISYYSLASGFLSGKYRTKEDAAKSARGEKAVGYLDERGQSILETLDEVAADYKSSLTSVAIAWLIQHPGITAPIVSATSTQQLQDLLKATQLGLDAGAIEKLNIASDYNNE